A stretch of the Elephas maximus indicus isolate mEleMax1 chromosome 3, mEleMax1 primary haplotype, whole genome shotgun sequence genome encodes the following:
- the LOC126074047 gene encoding olfactory receptor 7G3-like, with protein sequence MESENQTGLAEFLLLGLSENPELQPLLFGMFLTLYLITVAGNLLIILAISSDSHLHTPMYFFLSNLSFSDICFSTTTVPKMLVNIQTQSKSISYTGCLTQICFVLVFACLENCLLAAMAYDRYVAICHPLRYTIIVNPHLCGLLILLSLVISIVSALLHSLMVLHLSFLIDLEIPQFFCELPQVLKLACSDTLFNNILQYFMTSILGGGLFLGIIFSYMQIVSSLLKMPSIGGMYKAFSPCGSHLSVVSLFYGTGFGAYLSSAATLPSRKSAIASVMYTVVTPMLNPFIYSLRNKDIMGALRKLISRISSFH encoded by the coding sequence ATGGAATCAGAAAACCAAACAGGCTTAGCAGAATTCCTCCTCCTGGGCCTCTCAGAGAATCCAGAACTGCAGCCCCTTCTCTTTGGAATGTTCCTGACCTTATACCTGATCACTGTGGCTgggaacctgctcatcatcctggccatcagctcagactcccacctccacacccccatgtacttcttcctctccaatctGTCCTTCAGtgacatctgtttcagcaccACTACGGTCCCCAAGATGCTGGTGAACATTCAGACTCAGAGCAAATCCATCAGTTACACAGGCTGCCTCACCCAGATCTGCTTTGTccttgtttttgcttgtttggaaAATTGTCTCCTTGcagcaatggcctatgaccgttatgtggccatttgtcacccTCTGAGGTATACAATCATCGTGAACCCCCACCTCTGTGGCCTGCTGATTCTACTCTCCTTGGTCATTAGCATCGTGAGTGCCCTGCTCCACAGTCTGATGGTGCTGCATCTGTCCTTCCTCATAGACCTGGAAATCCCCCAGTTTTTCTGTGAACTTCCTCAGGTCCTCAAGCTTGCCTGTTCTGATACCCTCTTTAATAACATCCTGCAATATTTTATGACTAGTATTTTGGGTGGTGGGCTCTTCCTTGGGATTATTTTCTCCTACATGCAAATTGTCTCCTCCCTCCTGAAAATGCCATCAATAGGTGGGATGTATAAAGctttttctccctgtggatctcaCCTCTCAGTTGTTTCCTTGTTCTACGGGACAGGTTTTGGGGCGTATCTTAGCTCTGCGGCTACTCTACCCTCTAGGAAGAGTGCAATTGCATCAGTGATGTACACCGTGGTCAcacccatgctgaaccccttcatctacagtcTAAGGAACAAGGACATAATGGGCGCTTTGAGGAAACTCATCTCTAGAATATCTTCTTTTCATTAA